The Anoplolepis gracilipes chromosome 5, ASM4749672v1, whole genome shotgun sequence region CATGTTCACTTTTAAACATAAGTTTACGAAATAACGATTTTTAGAAAACAATTGgtctttaaatgttatttagtttaataattcaagCTGCGCGAGAactatgtttatttttttaataatatatatttattgttttacaataaatattttaatcaatctgTTTTGTATTTGCTATTTTCATCAAGagttttatcaatttacattttctattaattaaaatcattaattttgtaaagtttATCAAAATTAGATTCACGTTAATcgaattatgatataaatgtaagatGAAGTATGCACACAAGTATTTGTGAAGATAAACTCTTCTAAGAGattacgattattattatatgatgttCATATTGTacagattttttattgaaatacgCGAAAAAAGTAGCATCAAGAATCTcgcgattataaatatagcaaaataaatGACATAGATGAAATCAATTCACACAGCTAATAATgcgttttatatttagaagtttttaatttcactctTCTCACACATAAACACCATTAGCAAACTGCACAGTCAATTACTATAATTTCATATCAGTTATCTATCGAATAAGAATTAGTGTGCTAaatgaaaattacttatacatatGAAATTCTAGTAGGGATTGAATTTCTAATAGGGATGGACATCAACAATGCTGGCAAACTAGTAttctaaaatgtattattcggCCTTGATGTCTTCTCTTAGAGAAGAAGTGGaaagtttgtatatatataattctgaacgcaaatgttaaatttgaaggaaaaaattgtgatttatATGAAGAATatagaaacaataataatattattataggaaAGTGTATTTTCAAttctgtattaaatttttaatttggagtaacaaatatatgtttttttatcaaaggGTTATAAATTTgtctatgttttatttttttaataattattatttgttttttatttatgcagatttagattttgaaatcaattatatttttattttccaagattataatatattataacattttcgtTCAGAGCTTGTAATGCAATCAGCAAATGTTTTTGCTGTGTAGGTTTTGCGACAAGATCATTTGTTGCTTGTTAACAGTTGATATTATCGAGCGCTTTGAcaagatgtaaataatttattagagatTAGTATAATGATAgagtaatatgtaataaaagtaGCGTGTCACGCGCAGACCGGACGTAGTCGGTTATGCATGTATGATTTTAACATTGACACTTACAGTCGTGTACATtggctttaattttaaagcttaCTTATTTAAGGAAAGAGTTCATTCGACGGGTTTATGTAAGTTTCAAATGTTTCGATCGAACTGACTGTTTTGTTTGAGGACTTTACGAAACATATCCGTATATCTTACTAAGCTACTTTTAGTAAGATATAGCGCTACTACTTCTCTCTTATTTATCGCACGAAATCTTCATTTACttcaatatatgatattactGTAAAACTAATTCACAACAGGCATGAATCaccgatttttataattattgcattattatatacttgtatCATGCACATACCTGTGATGGAACATATCGTAGATGAAAGTCACACACAGTGTGAAGAGCAcctaaagtttttttttttaattttgaggaTTGGTGAATAATTTTACGTTCACTTTTAtacacgatattatatatataacgttccCATATGTTGTTTGCGCAAAGTGTCACCCGTTTTCAATGCATGAAACACGGTCTGAATACTGAACGTTGTTATAACGGGGAACGTAATTACTGCGATTCACAAGTAGGATAATAGATAACTCTTATAGCGCTAAATTTGCATAAACGGACACTTCTTTAGTAAATGTCTATATTCTGTTgcgtttatattaaatatatacaaatcatAATCTGTTTCTCAAATGCAGTCAATGCTTCAATACATATTCTATcagcaatatatacatatatacatatgctaaaataaattcattaattttttacgagatatatatataacaacgCCAAATATGACATAATTAAGCAGAGAAGCTATTTTCGATATCTAGAGACAAATTTAAGATTAACATCAGATTACAGACAATTAAGAAAGTTGATAAAAATGCAGAGATTTATTGAGATTTAATCAATGTATATTGAGAATAATgaacttttattttcacatttgaaatattctttttatatcaaaattttattaaaaaaaagatttgaaataaaagagattttacaATACCTATAGAAGAAAACGTTTCTCATAATTTCCTTACTGCTTTCTTGAATTATCTTGTCAGTATAGCAATAAAGGCCTTGAACGTGCCTTGCTGTTGGCGTGATGATAAAggagaaaaattgtatttatataatattttgggatgtgatataaattttatcctcCTTTCAAAgcgcaaatacatatatgtatatatatgttacacacAAGTGTTAGTTTATACTATGACAATTATATGagtgaataaaaagaaatgacaGAGTAATGATAAGATTACAATTCAAGTATGAAGAATAGCCAAAGAAGTATCctggaaaattaaatatcttttgtttaaaagaaatttcacctatatattatataagtacatCTCAAAATAAGTggaatattatgaataatttacacTTTCTTAATTATCTATCATTATGTTAATGcctctttctctaaaatgaaTTACATGTTATACATGTGTATTGTGTTAAATGGGGTGATATTTAACATcgaaaattagattttattagaacattatatatatatatatatatacacacaatatatcttttgaattatattattataattttaattaatagtgatgtgtatacagaaaatttcacatttagTCAAAATTATTAAGGATGACAAAATATGATTACTCTGTTATTTATCTCaatgtatatgaatatatattgagagaaaaggaattatgaagaaaaaaaaggagagataaacaaagaaaataagagagaCAATATTTAGGGAGAGGAGGATTCACATAAcatacgtataaataaataaattgcatatattatagcatatatatagtatgttGCACAAAATAAACTTGCTTGCAAGAAATAACTGCAGAAAAGTTTCTGAATTAGAAAGGAGATGCACAAacttaaatatgttataattagaATCTGCAATTTGTTTTAGTCTAAATAGCAATGACTTGAGTCACCTTCTAATCCTTTATCGATCCATTCTACTGGTTTTACAGATTATTAGAATCCTACAAAACCTGCACACAAAAGTGATgtatctatttatagaaacgatACAGCtttgtatatacgtatgttGAATTTTTACCAATAGAATGACAGATATGTTGATAAAGGATTAAACAGATACACTatgcgaaaaaaaagataataaaaaacttcgCAGTAACAATTATAGATattgtctttttctcttatgtCAATTAGctaatgttaaaatatctcTTAGAATTGTATTACAGAAATTCCTTTTTCTATCTACAACTATAAATGAACGATTGTAAAgaatagaaaatgaaaatataaatattattgtgtcagttgacaaaaaaaatttgtatttttttttaattgtagatttatatttagcagttctctctaaaaatttgtgaacaaatttgcacaaattataaattaatatatataattaatatattattatttataattttagattataaatGATCATCTCTCCTTCGTGCTGGTAATTGGGAGATTATGcgaactattattatatattactgcgaatgtattattattacagctAAAATGATGTTTGTTACTATGGTCATTATTGCGCAAGCCTTTCAGGAAACAAGTGTacataatttttccttttatattctggacgaaatgtatattttaataaaatattcaaagtatgaaattttttaatattaatgaaattttttaatgtgattttCGATTTATCATTATgacttcatatataataaattattattactacttgtgttttgttttctttaataaaataataatataacttctatgtaattttaattttacattaaattaaaatttaaattatatgtacatttttttatattttaaatttatgcgtGGGCTTATAATAACTTAACATCCAAGAATCAACTAGTTTCTCTGACCAATCGAGCCATCAAGCACTACTTGACAGTTGATATGCCATGATATAGACAGAGAGACACCTAAAAGAGGCCATGAGTGTCGACAAGGCAACGACTCAGCATTTGTTCTGCTGATGCCAGAAACCAGATTTTGTAGCCCGCTTTGCTCTCGTTGCATGTGCATCTTGCATCTGCACCTACGCGATATAGGATATGGAGGGGGAAACGCGCAAGCGCAAATCCCCAAACCACAAACCGTAAAGGTGCATTTTTATGCTGACGCTCGACGCTCATTTTTGGCGTCAAAACAGATCACGTgatcaaaattgacgaattagtatttttacttttggtCACGTGATGTCTTTTGACGTTGAAAATGAGCGTCAGCATGAAAAGGTACCTTAAGCTTTATGGAAAAATGGCCTctctcaggcttctctctgCTATGGAGTGCGCATCTTAATTAGTATATTGTTAATGCTCAATTTCCAACCTTCAAACTAATTTAACTCAATCTAAAAAGCGACGCATTAAACACattgatcttttttaaatttcttagacAATTGTTGAAACATTGAAAATGTGTAAGATTAttaagataattgaaaatagtttttaataaaaaaataacagtggAGTTATAGAAAATGACGATCAACGAAGAAGAgcagtatttatatttttgaaaagtatTTACAACTTTTTCTCCATACTTTTCACTCCATTAGTTGGCTggcttttattaattcttttaaacaaaGTAGATCGTGGCCAAAAAATTCCAAAGAATAAGAAATGGCTACATTCGAAATCTTGAGAAAAGATTACAGTGTAAGTGAAACACGtttgacataataataatatttttctgacatataaaatatcttgttccttctcttctttttcagGATTATTTGCAGCAATATTTTAAGCTGTCGGACGTCtcattatttcaaaagaaatgtATCGAACGCTGTGGGAACGATGGAGATAGAAAAGCAGCAATCGATCAGGCACTCCGAGAAACACTGTTGGTGATTTTGGTAGAAAACGCCTCCGGTAACGTTCGTTCTCTGGAatcatatattactttttgcaTAGAATTATGCAGGAAAGATCTGGCGACAGCGAGTATGCCAGTGATGCTATTGGGCGACATCTTCGATTCAATGACCCTGGATAAATGTGAAAAACTGTTCACCTTTGTTGAGAATAATGTTACCGTATGGAAGGAGGATCTGTTCTTTACTGCctgcaaaaacaatttattaagaatgtGTAATGATTTGTTGAGGAGATTGTCACGTTCACAGCAAACAGTATTTTGTGGCAGAATTTTACTGTTCCTCGCAAAGTTCTTTCCCTTCTCCGAGAGATCGGGTTTGAATATTGTCAGTGAATTTAATCTAGAAAATCATACGGAATTTGGTTCTGAAAAAGTAGAAGGGGATGATCTGGAACAAATAACTAAAGACGACGACAcgtcagaaaataaaataccaattgattataatttgtacAGAAAATTTTGGGCTTTGCAAGATTTCTTCAGAAATCCAAATCAGtgttatagtaaaatatattggaaagtTTTTTCAGCTGTTAGTTCACATTTTCTATGCAAacagtgatatatttttattagatttactaaaatatatttttttagcatgcATCTAATGTGCTATCAGCATTTGCATCTTTTAAATTGGAGGAACAACGTAGTTATCCTAcgacatgtataaaaatggaTTCTTCGATGGAAGGCTCCCACAAGGAAACTCGTtactttgcaaaatatttgacTAATCAGAAATTACTAGAATTGCAGTTGTCTGACTCCAATTTCAGACGATATGTTTTGCTGCAGTTTCTCATTCTTTTCCAGTATCTGAATAGCACTGTAAAATTCAAGGCGTAAGTATCTTTTGCACTAATGCactgaatattttgtaatgaatTCATAAGCTTTCTTCTTTTGTTGAATTAACAAATTGCTCGATAACACgactcttacaattagtacaaTATCTCTGAATAGTCATAAAACAATGTTTGTTTTTCAAAGCTTCCTTGCCAGTGGCTATGAGACAAGGTCTGCTTtccttaaattaaatgttctGTGACATGTACGTTATCGAAGCACTATGATGTTTGTCATTTTTAAGTGAGACACATGAGCTCAAACCAGATCAGGTGGAATGGGTGAGGACTACCACTGAACAAGTCTACACTTTATTGACCGAAACACCACCCGACGGACCTGCGTTTGCGGAGACCGTAAAAAACATCTTAAAACGTGAGGAGCATTGGAACGCGTGGAAAAATGAGGGTTGTCCGCCATTCAAAAGACCAGCGTTGGATGTCATCGGTGAAGAAGAACCGCGGAAACTGAAGAGACCGAAACGCAGAATCGGTGATGTAATTAGGGATGCACAAGCGGTTGGCAAATATCACATGGGAAAGTAAgtaattttctgaattttagTATACGCGCAAGTTGAGAGGCTAATAAACTTATGTTATTTCTTAATAGCCCAGAACTGACTAAACTGTGGAATCTATGTCCTAATAATCTTGAAGCATGCAAATCGAAAGATAGAGATTTCCTTCCATCTTTGGAAACATACTTTGAAGATGCCATTATGGAACTAGATCCTGCTGCGATGGTTGATGACAAATACaagtaaatgtttattatatataatatatatctgcttTCAAATATAACAAGTAAAGAACAGATTAAGAACTGAGTTTATTAAGGTCCTGGACCGAAACggctaataaatttattatttaattttttaaaattctttatttttttgcactttgcttttattaattcgttttttgtttattatatttttaatatctaaagctttatcgatttcttttatatctgcCTTCATTACAATcgttaacatttttttgtatctataCAGGAAAGTGAATGATGGTAATTTTGGTTGGAGAGCATTAAGACTGTTAGCAAGACGTAGTCCGCACTTTTTTGTTCACGGCAATTatcctataaataaattacctgAATATCTTGagacaatgataaaaaaaattgccaaaGATCGTCCAGTAAGTgtccaatatttattatttttctgtaatacgtttaattttaattttcctgtGACTATATTTCATAGCAAACACAGTCTGACACGAAACTGGATACCGAGGAAACGCCGCCATCAGAATCTAACGATCAGGAATTTAACGAAGACGTCTTGAAGCAAGATAGTGAGCAGGATTCCGAGAGTGCTGATATAAAAGCcagaaaattgaataaagttACACCAGAGATGGTAGGAAAATTATCGGAGAACCTGAAAAACGATTGGAAAAAGTTGGCGACGAAGTTTGGTTATACAAATGATGAGGTATATAAacgttcaattttttattataatactaataatataatatgatttaatgggttaataattaaaagaaatattttaacatgcgCTACATCTATTTCAGATTGCTTTCTTTGAAAGCAAAACAACACCATATGAACAATGCAAGACTATGCTTGAAATATGGGCAGAAGAGGATGAGGATGCGTCAGTCGAGAATTTAGCATATATTTTAGAAggtttaaaatatacagaagCTTTAACAGTGCTCAAATCCTAAAATAttcgtttttaatttatttaacgatagaaatataattgtaacagTTGTAAAAACCATTATTCATAAGGACTGTATGCTAAACTTTTTCATttgtaataaagaattatgGAATCTTGcatcagatatattttaatttagataggtacaataaaatcattaattttcagtTAGTCTGCTTAAATTTAggttataatttgataataaaaaatataaagacattACTGTAAGTTGCAAAGCGACTTTCGTTATACTTAACTTTTgtcataaatgaaaaaagatgatataaaatttataaagacatCAGAAATAAATGCGCtaggttttaaaataatcggaaGGAAATTAAGTTGTAcctacataatatacatagtcttaaattaaacataaaataataaaataaatcaatttttttatcaacatttataacatttttatatccgAATATGCTCCTTCAATAGTCGAATATTCTAGTTGTTAATAATTTCGTTTCTATCGTATGTACaattgtacattatttttatatgtttatatatttttatatatttaagagaagCAAAGGAAGGAAAAGTATCTCGAGAAGGGAaagtatctctttttttctcttttatttaaaaagacaataataaagtgtacaaataatataaaatttggaaaCGAAACATTTTCTGTGCAAACTATATCGAAGGACAATCGGTTGCACACACGAAACATTGTGTACATGCCTTAACGTACGAAATTAGGCGCGCGCGGGAAAATGCATTGCACGCTCATAAATTCATATAGAGTGCGTTTGGCGCGTAAAAAAGGCGCCAGTTTCTCGACGCCAGTGAGACATTACGAATTCCGTGTGTGTGCGTTCTTGGATCTTGGATGCCACAAATTACTACTGacgacattaaaaaaatttcacgtaTGTATGTAAGTAGGAAATATACGCTAATAAGCATGTTGATAacctaaatatacatatgacaGTTTTACGATCGATCTCTacgtaattgtaataaattaggTTAACGTTAACGATATATCTCCTTCAAGTTATAGACACTGACTTAGATTCGATTTATGCTCGGTGTAATATAAGGAAATTCTTAAATCCTGTGCAAATAATATTGAGAGAAGAATGACGTACGCGaataagagatatataaattattattatattcattttctgCATAACATagttaagttaaatttttgttcatataTGTTTTCAGAGTAGCTGATGAAGAATGTATTGTACATATCGGATCGCATCAAATATGGAACCTGAAGTTACATCGAGGACGAAGGACGATTTCTTCAGAATATTTGGTAAGTGCTAAATAATTAAGTCATTgttaatttcaagaaaaagaatCGTAACAAAGTcatgatttttcatttttcgtatTAATAAGCAGTTTCTAATTTCTTCGAAAAACTTTGTGACGGTTCTTCTTCCTGTAAATAAATCGATCGTGGAAACTGTTCCGAAAATGATCGATATATGTGATTTGACATAcaagtaaatgtaaaaattgtaaataatgtaaatattaactttttattttttaacccATTTGTTAATACACAGAGCATAAATCTTTGACAGCGACTCGCTGTCGTCTGAAACTTCTTAAATCGATGTCTCTTATATCTAACATACACACTCAATATGTATTAGCTAAAATGTAAATGCAACTTGATCGCGCGGGTACGAACTCCGTTTAGATTTATTTAGAGCAGTGTTAggtagttattttttattacaaacggTACAGTCTGCATCCGTAACGCACGTGTTAAACGTGATTATTTGGATTTTAATCATTTGAGGGCTTGTATAATTACGTCAGTTATTTTGCGTTAGAGAATCAGAAATGAGAGATTTACATGAATAATTTGGGATCTGAATTCCAAACTAGTAAATtcagagaaattaaaattaaattttaatctaacgTTTTAAtctaatgtaaaagaaattataaaacaatttaagttatgttttatgtattatgtaaaaaacgaaaaagagCGTgactaaattaattcttaattttgaaattctgaATTATGcatccaatatttttatatttatagttttttttcaaaaatattataattaaaaaattattttattttgagaaaaatgcaCGAGAGTTTTctgatatgaataatattataaacaaagaagaaaaaaaaataaaaaaaaaaataaaaaaaggataaattagataagttaattttctttttctaaaaatattttatttcttaaggTAACACTGTTTTGAATTCAAATCCTCGATCTTTGCAATGATATGCAATACcatcaaattgtaaaaattattctgaattttctggcttttttgaataattaaaaattggtGAGTGAATATTGTGAAGTCCAGGCGTGTTAGCGTTTAATGAGAAAAAGTAGAACTAGAAACAGTCGTTTTTTAACGCTTAAGTGTACCGTAAAACACAGGTCACGAATCATGCACGCGTATATCCAAAATCACGTCGTTCACGTGAtgatctataaatatttttggacGTTTATATCGTGATGAAGGGATACGCTTTACAAACTTTAAACTGCGATGGCTTCACAAAGAGATCTCCGAACGATTGAAATTTTCGGTAATGATTGATAGAAGATTGAATACCCGATAGGAATACTCGATACGACGAAACACTGACGAATGAGTATCTAGACGATCAGTCTTCTTTTTACCTTTAAGAAAGattgagagaagagagaactGAGACGCGGTTAAAGCGGATGATTAGTGTACTCGCGACGGaagtataagtaattataCCTTTGGAATTCTCAAAGATAAAATCTCGGCAACAAGATGAGACGCGTCCCTGCTCGCGCGTTATTATTTCGCGATATGTATATCGATATGACGGCTTGATTTTCGCGTTACAAGTGACGGTGATatgaatgagagagagaagaaagagagagagagagagagagagagagagagagagagagacagagagagagtgagtgagtgagtgagtgagtgagtgagtgagtgagtgagtgttCAGTATTGCATGAGTTCCTCCAAGTATTCCACATAGTCATTTTCCGTCATCTCAACGTCGTTCTCCGGTTCATTGTCGATGTTCCGCCGTCTCCTCACCAACTCGCTCGTCACCTCGATGCAGAGCAGCGCGAATTTATTGTCGCACGAATATCGCACTTGTTCCAGCAGCCGGCCGCCAGTCAATGGCGAGCCCAATCCGTAGCGATCTGAGCTGCTCGAATGCCAGGCATCGCAATAAGTGTCCATCGCACGATCGCCAAGTTTGTGAGAGCCATGCCACGCG contains the following coding sequences:
- the Hpr1 gene encoding THO complex subunit 1; translation: MATFEILRKDYSDYLQQYFKLSDVSLFQKKCIERCGNDGDRKAAIDQALRETLLVILVENASGNVRSLESYITFCIELCRKDLATASMPVMLLGDIFDSMTLDKCEKLFTFVENNVTVWKEDLFFTACKNNLLRMCNDLLRRLSRSQQTVFCGRILLFLAKFFPFSERSGLNIVSEFNLENHTEFGSEKVEGDDLEQITKDDDTSENKIPIDYNLYRKFWALQDFFRNPNQCYSKIYWKVFSAHASNVLSAFASFKLEEQRSYPTTCIKMDSSMEGSHKETRYFAKYLTNQKLLELQLSDSNFRRYVLLQFLILFQYLNSTVKFKAETHELKPDQVEWVRTTTEQVYTLLTETPPDGPAFAETVKNILKREEHWNAWKNEGCPPFKRPALDVIGEEEPRKLKRPKRRIGDVIRDAQAVGKYHMGNPELTKLWNLCPNNLEACKSKDRDFLPSLETYFEDAIMELDPAAMVDDKYKKVNDGNFGWRALRLLARRSPHFFVHGNYPINKLPEYLETMIKKIAKDRPQTQSDTKLDTEETPPSESNDQEFNEDVLKQDSEQDSESADIKARKLNKVTPEMVGKLSENLKNDWKKLATKFGYTNDEIAFFESKTTPYEQCKTMLEIWAEEDEDASVENLAYILEGLKYTEALTVLKS